The genomic stretch ATAGCATGATCACATAGTTTAGCAGAGTATTTTTTCTAGTGAAGCATCATCTTTGTCTTCCTACATCGCTCGTTTAGATAGTACTAAACCTGACAAAAAGATTAACAAAATTAAGATAAGAACTGCACCAAAAGAGCCGATTAAAGATCCTGTGACACGGTTGCAGAAACCCTGGTACTGTTGACATATAGCTAACCAATTTGCTGAAGCATTCCCCTTGTGTGCTAAATACACAATAGCTGCTGCTGTTGAGGCTCCAGCAGTTAGTACAGCTAGCATTATCTGCACAATTGTTTTTAAAACAATGAATCCTTACATGATTTTCGAGTAAGTATTGAATATAGTAAGATATATTAGCAATGCATGTTTCCATAACGAAGAAAAATAAGTCTTTACCGCGTCTAGAAAGATCAGCAGAGCCCGGCTCCTAGCTGCTCCTTTCCTGATAACATGATAGATGGCCAttggtagagagagagaaagatatcCGCATACTGTTCCATTCGAGATCACAAAGAACCTTTGATGAAACCAAACACAACAAACGATGAAACCAAAAACACGAATAATACTACAA from Salvia splendens isolate huo1 chromosome 4, SspV2, whole genome shotgun sequence encodes the following:
- the LOC121798082 gene encoding casparian strip membrane protein 1-like, with product MNPEEGTDYDREPKVVRPYRGFSIVDLFLRILAIVGTLGSAVAMGTTDETLPFSTRAFIFQAQYDDIPAFRFFVISNGTVCGYLSLSLPMAIYHVIRKGAARSRALLIFLDAIMLAVLTAGASTAAAIVYLAHKGNASANWLAICQQYQGFCNRVTGSLIGSFGAVLILILLIFLSGLVLSKRAM